The DNA region CAGCCTACAGAAGCCATTGGTATGACCGCAGCAACGCTTTTATTAGACGCCATTGAGAGCGAGACGCCCCGAGCTCCACATCATTTTGTGCTGAAGACTTCTCTGTTAAAGAGAGAGTCTGTTGCTTCTTTGAAAAAAGAAAGAGCTACTCCATAGACGTTAACCGGTATTGATCGTCATATGGAGTAGTTTACTTTTTCCCTTTCAAGCGTTTCATCCTAAAGAAGTCGTCTCTCTCTGTTTCTTCTATGTAAGATTCTATGAATTTCACCGTTTCTTCGTATTGCGGAATGAGAATATTTTCCAAAGCGTTAACCCTTCTCTGGGTTTTCTTTATTTCTCGAGCCAATCGATAAACCTTTGTTTCTATTTCTGCAAGCCTTGCTATCAAGGAAAGCGCTTTCTTAAAAGATTTGTATGCTCTATCCAAATTAGCATTTGTTTTCACGAACCCATAAGAAGGCTCTATTCCTTCAGAGATTTCATCTATTTCCGGTATTTCAACACCCATTATGCTTTTGAGTCTTATCGAAAGCGTGGAAACCTCTTCAACTGCTATTCCCACTTCTTGAACATGTTCTATTCCTATGCTTAAATTAGCTTTTTGAAGGCTTTCGTACGCTTCGGCAAAAATCGTTTCCATATCTTCTTGAACCTCTTTTGCCGAATCTATGAGACGCATCATTTCCCTCACGAGAACATTCCTCTTTTTGTCCAAAAGAGTATGTCCTTCTTTCGCCAACGCAAGCGATCTTTTCGTTTCTATGAGTTTGCTTTTGGTTGGAGAAACGTTTACGCTCATTTTGTTTCTTCCCTCGCCTTGTAATGCTCTTTGATTTCCTCTTCACTAACACGGGTAAGTTCAGCGGGTGGCAAATAACCCAACACTTTCCAACCAATATCCAACGTTTCTTCTATTGTTCTGTCTTCGTTTTCTCCCTGAGACAAGAATTCGCGCTCAAAAGCTTCACCAAATTTGAGGTATCTTTTGTCTATATCTGTTAACTCTTCCTCACCAATTATCGAAGCCAACGCTCTTATCTCTTGCACATGGCTGTAAGCGGCAAAAAGCTGACTTGAAACGTGAGGATGATCTGCGCGTGTGTAACCTTCACCTATCCCATCTTTCATCAAACGAGAAAGAGAAGGAAGTATCCCTATTGGGGGATATACACCCTTTCGCTCAAGTTCCCTGCTAAGCACTATTTGACCTTCTGTTATGTATCCGGTAAGGTCTGGAATGGGATGGGTTATATCGTCATTTGGCATTGAAAGAATAGGGATTTGCGTCACAGAACCTTTTCTTCCCTCTATCATACCGGCCCTCTCATAAATGGTGGCCAAATCACTATAAAGGTATCCAGGGTATCCTTTCCTTGAAGGCACCTCACCACGAGCACTCGAGAGTTCCCTCAAAGCCTCGCAGTAGTTCGTCATATCGGTTAAGATAACCAAAACATGCATGTTCTTTTCAAACGCAAGGTATTCAGCTGCCGTTAGTGCCACACGTGGGGTGGCTATTCTTTCGATCGTTGGATCATCAGCTAAGTTAAGGAAAGTAACGACATTTCTTATAGCACCAGATTTTTCAAAGTTCGAAAGTATGTATTGAGCATCATCGTGTTTTATCCCCATGGCGGCAAAAACGATGGCAAAGTTTCCACTTTCTTCGCCTTTCAATTTTGCCTGCTTTGTTATTTGAACGGCCAACTTATTATGGGGAAGTCCATTTCCAGAAAATATGGGAAGCTTTTGCCCACGAATAAGCGTCATAAGGCCATCAATAGCGGATATTCCCGTTTGGATGAAATTTCTGGGATACATCCTTGACGCCGGGTTTATCGGCGACCCATTTATGTCACGATACGTGCCATTAACTATGTCAGTTCCCCCATCTATAGGCCTTCCTATCCCATTAAACGTCCTTCCCAGGATTTCTTCTGAGACTTTTATCTGAAGGGTTTTTCCCAGAAACTTTACCTTAGTTTCATTTAAGTTTAGCCCTTGTGTCCCTTCAAAAACTTGGACAACTGCCATATCTTCACTTACTTGAACAACCTGTCCAAGTCTTTTCATCCCTTTAAACGTGAGTTCAACAACTTCGTTGTATCCAACGTTTTCAACGTTCTCTATGAAAATAAGTGGCCCATTTATTTGAGACAATCCAACGTATTCTTTAAGCGGCATCCCTCACGCCTCCCTTGCTTTTGCGTACTTTTGATCTAAAGAATCAAAAAATGATTTAAGATCCTTTTCTATTTTTTTCAACTCATCGAGTTTGTCATTTGGAACTTTTTCTTTCATTCTCATGAGGGTGCTTACTACATCTTCATTTGTGACTTCAGAAATGGCAACGCCTTTTGAAACCAATGTCATTGCGCGATCGTAATACATGAGAATAAGCTTCAACATTTCATACTGCTTCTTCAAATCACAAAAAGCATCCACGTCACTGAAAGCGCTTTGTTGCAAGTATCCTACTTTCAATATTCTAGCCACACGAACGATGAGCTTTTGATCGTCGGGAAGTACATCTTCACCAACGAGTTTTATTATCTGCTGAAGATTATCGTCTTCACTAAATATGTTCATCGCTTTCTTGATAAGCAATACAAAATCAGGATGCACGTTCTTTTCAAACCACTCTTCCAGTTCGCCTACATATTCACTGTAACTGTTCAGCCAACTTATGGAAGGGTAATGCCGAGCATTTGCCAGTGATTTATCCAGAGCCCAGAAACACCTTATGAATCTCTTCGTATGCGTTGTAACCGGCTCTGAAAAATCTCCCCCTGGTGGTGAAACAGCGCCTATTATGGAAACAGAGCCAATCTTTTCCTCATTCCCCAACACCTCGACTCTTCCTGCTCTTTCGTAGAATTCCGCCAATCGCGATGACAGATACGGCGGAAATCCTTCTTCAGCCGGCATTTCTTCCAACCTTCCCGATATTTCCCTAAGAGCTTCTGCCCACCTTGAAGTTGAGTCTGCCATCAAAGCAACGTTGTAGCCCATATCTCTGAAATATTCGGCCATCGTAACGCCGGTGTATATTGAAGCTTCACGGGCAGAAACCGGCATATTAGAAGTGTTGGCTATAAGAATCGTTCTTTCCATCAAAGGGCGTCCATTTCTAGGATCTTTCAACTGTGGAAATTCCTCTAAAACTTCTGTCATCTCATTTCCACGTTCTCCACATCCTATATACACCACAACGTCGGCATCCGACCACTTTGCAAGCTGGTGCTGCGTTATCGTTTTGCCGGTTCCAAATCCACCAGGAATTGCTGCCGTTCCTCCTTTGCTTAAAGGGAAAAAGGTATCTATAACTCGTTGGCCTGTGATCAATGGTTCAGAAGGGGCTAACCTTTTTTTTACAGGTCTGGGAAGCCTTACAGGCCATTTTTGATACATCTTAACTTCCTTATCACCGCTAGAAGTCTTTACCATGAACAAAACCGTGTCCAATCTGTATCTTCCCGATTTGACCACGTTTGTGGCTTTACCGGATACATCTGGGGGAACCATTATCCTGTGTTCGATGGATTCAGTTTCCTTTACCTTTGCCACAACCTGACCGGGAATGACTTCTTCCCCTTCTTTTACAAGAACTTCAACTTCCCATTCTTTCTTCATATCCAATGCGTCCGCGCTTATTCCTCTTTCAAGAAAGTCGCCGGACTTACTTCTCAGAACGTTCAAAGGGCGCTGTATTCCATCAAAAACACTTTCGATGATACCCGGACCTAACGTCACTGATAAAAGCTCACCTGTTCCTTCAACTGGTTCGCCAGGTTTTAGTCCAGAAGTTTCTTCGTAAACTTCTATTGTCACCAGATCTTCATCCAGTGAAATCACTTCGCCCATCAGTTTCAAATTCCCAACCTTTACAACTTCATGCATCATAACACCTGTCATGTTCTTTGCTTTAACGACAGGGCCATTTATCATGTATATTTTCCCTATTGCCTTATCCATTGTCATCACCCATTAACGTTTAATTTTGAAAACAAAACTCTTAGAAAAGCATCTTTCATTTCCTCGAATTTGTTTTCAAGCGTGTTTTCCACTTCAACACGCCCATCTTTTGATGAAACTATCACGCCTCCACTTATTTCCGCGTATTTATCTGAGAGGGTGATGTTCACACCAAGTGCTTTTTCAAATTTCTTGGCCAATTCCAAAACCTTTTCTTTGTCTTCTTTCCTGAAACGGATTACGATTTCTTTTTCTGCCAACGTCTCAATAGCTTCTTTCATAAGCTTTTCAAGAAGTTTGTCATATCTTTTATCGGAACTTAAAGAGCAAATTCTCTCTCTTAGCTCGTTGGACGCTGAAGTCAATATTCCATTTTTGGCATCAAGCAACATCTTTGAAGATTTAGCGTCAGATTGAGCTTTTTCTCTCTTTTCGAAATCTTCCGCTTTCTTTTTCGCATCGTCCAATATGCGGGCGTAAATATCCTCTGCCTTTTTCTTGTATTCTTCTTCTATTTCCTTTGAACGTTTTTCTGCCTCTTTTAACAATTTTTTTGCTTCGGACATGGACTTTGATTTCACATATTCCTTTAAAGAGCCCATTTTTTTCTCGACGTTCATTCCAACTTCACCCCTATCGCTTCTTTGACGTAACGAGTTATGAAATCCTTCGGACGCTTTGTTCCATGTCTGTCTGGAATGATCGTCAAAAGCGGCAAAGATTTTGACGTTCTCAACTCATAAACAATTTCCGGAACCTTGTCTGCTATTTTTTCCGTCATCAGTATTACCCCAATGTCTTTCATTTTTTTAGCTTTCTTAACAGCATCTAAAATTTCTTCCCTTTTGTGAACAACAATACCCTTTATCCCTACAAGGCGCAATCCTATTTGGGTATCTATGTTGTCACTTATTAGGAAGAACTTCATTTTTTCAGATCCTTCCCATTATCATTATCGATATGATCAAACCATAAATGGCAACACCTTCGGCCAGACCAACGTAGATGAGGGTTTTCCCAAGCATTTCCGGTTTTTCGCTTATAGCTCCTATTCCGGCCGCTCCTGCTATTCCAACACCTATACCGGCTCCCATAGAAGCCAAACCGGTTGAAAGCCCTGCACCTATGTAACCTAATCCTGGGTTTATATTTGCCACTGCGGATGTTGCTGCAGTGCTAGCACTTTGAGCAAAAGCATGGCCACTGGGAAACATAGTCACAAGTGCGAAAGTGATAAGACCAAACAGCGACACCATATTAGTACCCAAAACTTTTTCCCCTGTTTTCGTTGGAGAGATCAATCGATTGAATACCTTACGGTTATTAAAAATCACTCCTAACGTAATGGTAACGAATATTACAGAAGACATTAAAATGAATGAAACTAACATTTCTCTTTCCTCCTTTCAAATTTTGCTCATTATCAATATTGAAACTATAAGACCATAAGTTGCAACACCATTGGCTAAACCAGCGTAGATCATGGACTTTCCTAGCATTTTTGGATTTATATTTCCGACCTTTATTGATGTACTTCCAACTATGCCTGTGCCCCATCCAGCACCAACAGAAGCCAATCCTGTTGCCAGTCCAGCTCCTATGTAACCCAGTCCTGTCGAAAGGAGTTCTTTTGATGAGAATATGTGCACATTTGCTATTTGAGCTATAGCTTTGTCTGGGCTTAAAAAGAGTGCCAACACCGTCATTCCTATGATCACGTTTCCACCAAGTGCTGCATAACTGAAAGCTTTTGCAGAAGAATTTTCCTTTTTTCTTTTGAAAGGAATTCCTCTCAGCGCCACAAAAGAAACTAAAAACATGCTAAAAATAACAACCACAACGAATTGTAATACAGTCATTTTTCTCCCTCCATAAATGTGAATGGATGGAAATCTTTTCCACTTGCTTCAAAGAATTTAGTGAAAAACTCGTAGTATATAAGCCTTAAATCCTGAATGAAAACAACCAATCCTTCCAGCCCAACAAGTACCAGCTGTCCAAGTAAGAAAACGATCGTTGCCCATATTCCTCCGCCAACAGTTGGAAGAACCATCAACGTAAGTATCCAAAAGGCCATAAACAAAGCTTCATGTGTTAATGCGAACGCCGCAAGCCTCACAAAGGAAATGGTATTGCTCAAATAAGATAGCAACGTTTCGAACATGCCAAATCCCGTCTCAACCCAAAATCCATTCGGTAAAGACAATTTTTGATGAGTGACTATTTGAGCTAAAGGTTTTTTTAAAAGCATGCATATAAAAGTCACGCCAAGCAAGATCTCCCAAAACATAGGGGATAAGGGAATAGGTTTTTTCATAAAATACAATGTCACGATATACACCGATGGGAGGTAAAAGAGAAGACCGGCTATACCTTCCGCGCTGAAAAGCGCTTTCTCCATATCCTTTTGAAAGAAGCCATTTATCACGTTTAAAATCATACCTAATATAAGCATTCCAATGCCGTAAAAAACAGATATGACGAGAAGCTGGTTTA from Mesoaciditoga lauensis cd-1655R = DSM 25116 includes:
- a CDS encoding V-type ATP synthase subunit D; this encodes MSVNVSPTKSKLIETKRSLALAKEGHTLLDKKRNVLVREMMRLIDSAKEVQEDMETIFAEAYESLQKANLSIGIEHVQEVGIAVEEVSTLSIRLKSIMGVEIPEIDEISEGIEPSYGFVKTNANLDRAYKSFKKALSLIARLAEIETKVYRLAREIKKTQRRVNALENILIPQYEETVKFIESYIEETERDDFFRMKRLKGKK
- a CDS encoding V-type ATP synthase subunit B, which produces MPLKEYVGLSQINGPLIFIENVENVGYNEVVELTFKGMKRLGQVVQVSEDMAVVQVFEGTQGLNLNETKVKFLGKTLQIKVSEEILGRTFNGIGRPIDGGTDIVNGTYRDINGSPINPASRMYPRNFIQTGISAIDGLMTLIRGQKLPIFSGNGLPHNKLAVQITKQAKLKGEESGNFAIVFAAMGIKHDDAQYILSNFEKSGAIRNVVTFLNLADDPTIERIATPRVALTAAEYLAFEKNMHVLVILTDMTNYCEALRELSSARGEVPSRKGYPGYLYSDLATIYERAGMIEGRKGSVTQIPILSMPNDDITHPIPDLTGYITEGQIVLSRELERKGVYPPIGILPSLSRLMKDGIGEGYTRADHPHVSSQLFAAYSHVQEIRALASIIGEEELTDIDKRYLKFGEAFEREFLSQGENEDRTIEETLDIGWKVLGYLPPAELTRVSEEEIKEHYKAREETK
- a CDS encoding V-type ATP synthase subunit A, encoding MDKAIGKIYMINGPVVKAKNMTGVMMHEVVKVGNLKLMGEVISLDEDLVTIEVYEETSGLKPGEPVEGTGELLSVTLGPGIIESVFDGIQRPLNVLRSKSGDFLERGISADALDMKKEWEVEVLVKEGEEVIPGQVVAKVKETESIEHRIMVPPDVSGKATNVVKSGRYRLDTVLFMVKTSSGDKEVKMYQKWPVRLPRPVKKRLAPSEPLITGQRVIDTFFPLSKGGTAAIPGGFGTGKTITQHQLAKWSDADVVVYIGCGERGNEMTEVLEEFPQLKDPRNGRPLMERTILIANTSNMPVSAREASIYTGVTMAEYFRDMGYNVALMADSTSRWAEALREISGRLEEMPAEEGFPPYLSSRLAEFYERAGRVEVLGNEEKIGSVSIIGAVSPPGGDFSEPVTTHTKRFIRCFWALDKSLANARHYPSISWLNSYSEYVGELEEWFEKNVHPDFVLLIKKAMNIFSEDDNLQQIIKLVGEDVLPDDQKLIVRVARILKVGYLQQSAFSDVDAFCDLKKQYEMLKLILMYYDRAMTLVSKGVAISEVTNEDVVSTLMRMKEKVPNDKLDELKKIEKDLKSFFDSLDQKYAKAREA
- a CDS encoding V-type ATP synthase subunit E, which produces MNVEKKMGSLKEYVKSKSMSEAKKLLKEAEKRSKEIEEEYKKKAEDIYARILDDAKKKAEDFEKREKAQSDAKSSKMLLDAKNGILTSASNELRERICSLSSDKRYDKLLEKLMKEAIETLAEKEIVIRFRKEDKEKVLELAKKFEKALGVNITLSDKYAEISGGVIVSSKDGRVEVENTLENKFEEMKDAFLRVLFSKLNVNG
- a CDS encoding V-type ATP synthase subunit F, translating into MKFFLISDNIDTQIGLRLVGIKGIVVHKREEILDAVKKAKKMKDIGVILMTEKIADKVPEIVYELRTSKSLPLLTIIPDRHGTKRPKDFITRYVKEAIGVKLE
- a CDS encoding ATP synthase subunit C, encoding MLVSFILMSSVIFVTITLGVIFNNRKVFNRLISPTKTGEKVLGTNMVSLFGLITFALVTMFPSGHAFAQSASTAATSAVANINPGLGYIGAGLSTGLASMGAGIGVGIAGAAGIGAISEKPEMLGKTLIYVGLAEGVAIYGLIISIMIMGRI
- a CDS encoding ATP synthase subunit C — its product is MTVLQFVVVVIFSMFLVSFVALRGIPFKRKKENSSAKAFSYAALGGNVIIGMTVLALFLSPDKAIAQIANVHIFSSKELLSTGLGYIGAGLATGLASVGAGWGTGIVGSTSIKVGNINPKMLGKSMIYAGLANGVATYGLIVSILIMSKI